taaaaaaaaaatgagagatGACCAAATACCTTATAGTTTATAatgtagatatagatgtagatatcgatatagaagtatagatatagaaatagatatagatatagatagatattatgTAACATTTACTAAATTCTGTTTTTTCAACTAAGTAGTTGCAAACTCTAAAATtcatatttactttatttgctaatttaaatatctccgTCTAATATGTTCACAATACGCTCTTTacatcaatcatttttttttttttgagcaaTGACTTagtagttagtagttagcattcgagacaccacagtgacatccaattgagGAGTATGCAGTGTTTGAACCACGCATGTCTGGGATGAAACTCAGGACTCTCGAAATCCTtcctaataatccactcctgACCATTATTACATTGATAATCACATCGCTACCGCTATCACCGTCATCAACGCCACCACCCTCACTtgttaccaccatcaccgtcaCACATCACATTGCGCAGACATACAGCTAGCTGGTACTTCTAAGTTATAAGAAACTTTTGAATCTTTATTAACTAGTTATCATAGATCAACTCGTACCGCCACCATGTGACCACATGGGCTCACAGATGAAGGCTGTAGATCACAGGTTCAaatcttgccaaaggcaagAGAAGAAACTATATTTATTGACCCATGTGTGAGAATGGTGAGTCACTGAACATGAGTTTTATGCGGTATGCACTCTGGATACCAATGtggtacatgggatcagagAGTTCTCActtatttacccttttttttataattttgatcatTATATGGTATGGACTTTGGATTGGGGTGTTGGAATGGGCCGGATGGGTTCCGGGTCATTTGGTGTGAAAGTATTTGGCTTTTAGCTTTGGAATTAATTAAACACTTCAGTCCATATctcaacattttcattttaaaagttaaaattacaTGCTTATGTGATATGTCTGGGTTAATAAtggtttaatattttattttcattttttcaatgTTTAATCATGTAACTATTTTTGgcataatataaaataaatttgaaaattcaGTGGTTTAATCTAAACAAGATATCCATTTTTTTACAATTAACAAAAATACATGTAGCTCGcacactttttatcttttataatataataactatgTTTTTCTAAGTTATCTGGTTTAATCCTCACACAATAAAAAATAGCTCAAAACTGCCAAAAACTTATGAAGAAAATGATTATGCTAATTGATTTATTTCCGGTTGTACATCATATACAAGAAGCAAGTGAGTAGCCTTGTTTCACCCATGATCAACTCATGTACAACCACATGacatttgttaattaataattatgtatATGTCCCAAGACACGTTGGACCTTTTTACTAATGTATAtggaataaaaaataacaataacaataataaataaaaaaagaacgaaaatagaaaagaaaagaatagtGGAgctaatatatgaaaaaattgtatatttgatttattttcaaGTTGTCTCTAAATTTATCTGTTTTTGGcgtgttttgaaaaataatagtatatatttatgaatctaacttttttcattaatatatagagtaactagattattttcttgCATAATACGCgaaataaatatgtttaactTTCATAATAACATAAAGATTATTGTAACATGTGCTCACAAGATACatgtttagaaaaaataaatgaacttaaattttctttaaataaaaaaaatatttaatagtcATTTTTATGTTTAAGATCTTCGTATTCAAAgacattttaactttttttaatgtttctaaacatgtgtcttgtggacacatgttagaatatgatgatgtcattgGTTAATAAGTATTTTGTATCAAGGATGGTTAATAAAATATGTGtgttatatctttctataatgATATTGTAAAACTAAATATTATTTTCTGTATTTACCGGTATCAAATATCAATATCTAGCTAATAAAGTAACATGAAATTACAATGACGTAAGGCATTAAATATTACTTCATCTGTCTCATTTTAAGTGTCacattttgacttttcttttttctatcaatttgaccgtaaatattttcacatgtgttatataatacttgatataaaatatatgaatagattagattttaaatgtattttttattaaaataaatttcatcaacaactatataatacaaataaaaatacttacggtcaaagttgaaataaaaaaaaacttaaaagtcaaaatagaaCACTTAAAATTGGACGGATGACATAACTCATACGTGTTAAAGTCatgtttataataaaataacacacaaataaaaaatatataatcatcgTATATATGTTCAttggataaaaaataaaaacacaaatttaacatATTAATATGGTTTTATGTTACTACATACtaatataaaagaataataaataatatattacatataatgtGTTTGTAAATTACATTGGAATTAAACAtggattattataaatattatatctttaatttaattatttacaaaaggTAAGTTTATAAATCACCTAGAAATTAAACATGTTAGGCGTGCACATTGGGAATAAATTTTAGTTATTATGTAAATTTtgctaaaattaaaaataatatataagagGGATATATTTTgactaattatataaaatataagtattaatgTTGTCAttgattaaaaatgaaataattaaatttgatctaatggttataaatcaaaaatgaaGTCCATCTAAGGAttcttatttgtttatgaatgaatttaggaccttgttatatatttattggtagataattatcatttttcGAAACATAACAGTAGTAAGATAATGACATTGAGCTCATGGTCATATGATGCTTGTATTATTGTTGGAAATGTGGACTAAATCACTAGTACTTAGAAAACTTAAGCATTACTTTTAATGTAGAAAATTGTGATTTAAGAAAACCTAGAGTAATCATAGAGTTTGGATAGCTAAGCAAcgatctaatatttgttaatttcCATCACTAGCTAGATAGCCTTTCAAGCCCAACTAACAACACCACCCCACTCTTCACCTTTAAGTTACATAAACTCCATTTTTCAATCATTATATGGACCTAACTGTATGGTCCGTTGGTTATGCTTATCTAACATAATTTATTTCTATAGTTCGTGTCATTTTAGTGGAGTCCTTGAATAAACTCAAAggatatattaatcaaaatctATGTTTGCTTGAACGATGTTATAAATCTACATTAAAGTTGTTATTTATTTGTCATTAGAGACGAACtcaaagtaaaataataatacgGGCATGACTTTTATCAAAGCTTAGTCattaattatacaaaaatatactaCTAATCAACAAGTGATTCTAAGTCGGAGTACAAGTCAATGTTACATGTAAAAATCCAAGAAAGTAAAAACTTATATGGACAAGATGATGAAATTGGTGatggtttttttatatttaaaaaatgtttaatcatataacaaacttCAAGGTATACAAAATCACCATATTTATCCCCTCTATTTATATTTGAAGTCTAAATCGATCCCTCAAACCACTTTCCTTTTTGTTGCTATAAAACAACATAGGCCCATTTGGTTTATTCACCAATTCGATCAGCAATGACTTCTTCAAGATTCATCAAGTGTGTGACCGTAGGTGACGGGGCGGTTGGAAAGACATGTATGCTCATTTCATACACCAGCAACACGTTTCCAACTGTACGTATATGCTTCAATACGTTACATTATACAATGCACATAACTTACACTGTGACTTCAATTCGATCTTAaactttctgttttttttttttttttccaattttgttGGTTTAGGATTACGTTCCTACCGTATTTGACAACTTTAGTGCCAATGTGGTGGTGGGCGAGAGGACGGTTAATCTTGGGCTTTGGGATACTGCAGGTTAGTGAGGTTGACGTGTTTTGGTTAACTCaccaataaatttattttttttcaaaatacttCGTATGACTTTAGTTATGAACTCACTCGGAaacttttgaaccattttttcaatatttatgatttttaaaaaatttttaattatgtgtCAAACAAATGAAAGATTTGAGCTATATGTATACAGGGCAGGAGGATTACAACAGATTGCGGCCTCTAAGCTATAGGGGTGCTGATGTCTTTGTGTTAGCTTTCTCTCTAATAAGCAAAGCCAGTTATGAAAACATATCCAAGAAGGTAATTGGTCAACATGACTTGTATAATGTTATGCATATATTGCTATTTGTAAGTTGTATGCTTAATTTTGAGTACCATAAATACATGGAAACTTGTTTTGATTGTTTCAGTGGATATCCGAGCTAAGAAACTATGCCCCAACTGTGCCCATTGTGTTGGTCGGAACCAAGCTAGGTAAAATGCATTCCAATTTTAATTGTTGTTcatatatgtgtaattttgtaaTTTATGATTAAGATATTATTCGCATAGCTTATCCTGAGAATTCAAGTTCCCAAGATGAGccgtgagaaaaaaaaaaaaaaaaaaaaaaagtttagcgaattcatatatataaatatatcctTTTAGAATAACGACTACTTTTGTaagataaaagtaaaaattttgGGCTCctaatgttcaaaaaataataataatttgggCTCCTAAAAAAGTGGGCCCATAACGGGTCAGGTTTTCCCCTGCTACCCTGGGCCGCTTCTGATACATGATGATATAATATATGTCGACCAGCAAAAACGTTGTacaataatcatttttatttcaacctttatatagttataaaatctcatatttttcattttcagtaTCATTTCTGTAAGAATACTTCCCTTTACCTACACAACACGATGacgaattaaaaaaataaatcctGTTTATAAattgtaaacaactaaaagtgaTGCATCTTTTTAATAAATGGATGTGTTTTTGGTGACATACATATTCACTTCGACATATATACGTACTGATGATTGTGGACTTGTCAAATTAATTTACTCATCTATTCTGAATCCAATTATATAGATTTGCGTGATGACAAGCAGTATCTGAGTGATCATCCAAATGCCATACCGATCACAACTTCTCAAGTAAGTAATTCAAGAAAtagaatttattttttgttgacCGTTTCTATGTAATTGGATTATGACCAACAAAAttaacttaaatttaaatgaaaattacGACAGTAATCAAAGGGCTTGAATCTAGTTGGTAAGGGTCGGGTTATTGACTTAGGAGGTAATTAGGTTGTAAATTCGAGTCACACATATAAGCTAGTTTTGTATCCTTTGTAACTTATTAACTTTTTTGGTTgcgtcctatatatatattaaaaagtttttgttacataaacttcaaaaaaaaaaaaatgtttagaaCCAAAATGGCAAAATGCACTCATATAAAAAGAttgacacttttgtttttatggggcttcaacaaaaaaaatttctattcAAGGGCATGAAACCGGAAAAAATTACTTTAGTGAGGCTCTGTATAGGTAGACGGTCACTTCTTAAtttcaatttaatttaaaatgatcaaattaatgatgtgTACATCCAAGTCATCACTCCTCTTTACACATCACCCAAAACATCAAATTCTTTGACTTTacgtataaaataaaaataaccataTATCAAAATTCAGTAGAAACTCATCCATCCAACGAGTATCTCATCTCAATAATGTATATCATTAATcgatatttacagacatcatcTCAATTGGAAGGAAAAAGAATAGGATTTGATGTTTTAAAGTCCTTCACCACTGCTATTCTTGATTTGAGAAAATAAAACccaataaatttcaaaatatccccaaattcattttttcaatatatatctatatattgatacatcttatataacttatatatatgtgtatacatCTGTTAGGATTTAGGAAAGAAAATAGGTGTAACAAAACTTTGAAGATCTCCGATTCCATTGAATATCATCCAACATCATCCAGGAAAAAAAGGTAATCAAATATCATCATTCAACATCATCTCAGATCTTATATATAGATCTACACAAATCTCAGACTTCAATTCTCCTTCGGAATATGATTTCGAGTTGAACAAACAAGGGATACAACCATAAACATAGCCACGTCAAACATAGCCGGAATTCTTTTCCACCGCTGTAACCTTTCTTCAGATCATTGAATTCTTTTGCCGCCTCTACAAACTCCCTATCGGTTGGACTCCGTTGGCCACACACTTCAAAACCATCTCTTCCATCTATTGTTTCTATCACTCGAATTAAGGGGTAGAAGCCATTGATGGCAACGCCGATGAGCGATGGTGGCAGTTGAGTTGGCGGAGAAACCGGGGGTGGTGGTGGCAACTCTGGCAATGATTTGTGAAAGATTAATTAAGGGTGGTAATTCCTTTGTTGTGTATTTGATATGATTAAATTGATAGTTGCATAGTTTACGTAAGTTAATTTTTGATTGTGTCTTGAGGTTAATAATAGAGATGTATTGTAGTTGGTTTTGATTGATAAAAAGTTTGGGGATATTGACCACAAAAAGTACGAGTAATAAACAAAATCCACAAGGCAAAGGACAATGACAAATgaggtgtaaaaaaaaaaaagatatgacTGTTTAAATATAGTCTACGTCAGCATGAGCAGGTCACAATCCCACTAAAGTAATTTTATTCGGTTTTATGCCCTTAAATAGAACTTTTTATTGATGGAGCccagaaaaacaaaagtgttaAAGTTAGAACACTTTTCAAACAATTAGCCCAAAGATATACTGTATTATTATTTCATACTTCATGGAAAATCGTTAAACAACTTGTTCTAAAAAATATTTCGACAAAAAGCAACAAAAAAGAACCCGGCTAACACAAAAATATTGCTGTAAAAAAATTGGCAGGGGGAAGAACTCAAGAAGACAATAGGTGCATCCGTTTACATAGAATGCAGTTCGAAGACTCAACAGGTTATTAAACATCAACCCTTAAGTTTGCTAACAATAAGCATTGCAAAATACTTGGTATAAGTCTTTTAGTAGTACGAATTTTATTACCTACAAATTACAATCCAATTGTGACAAAAGTTTTGGTTTAGCTTAGCATATAAAGGCTGGTGTAATTTATCTTTTGACCAAGttgctttattatatataacatataggtgatgggaatataaggttgtcgagtatctaagcttagatgtgaaacactcatatattgtttttttaatccataaaaatcataggggcgcatacatttattcattaaacaataaataataaaatagtagtATGTGaggtgttccacacctaagatTAGGTGTCGgccaaccttatattccctttttcccataatatatatgtgtgtgtgtaaatacAAACTTATATACATAACAATGGTTGTTTTAGGATTAAATCTATTCACAATAATTATTTATAGATTGTCATATAATAAATGTGTCATAATATACAGAATGTGAAGGCTGTGTTCGATGCTGCAATTAGAATTGTTCTTCAACCAACGAAATcgaagaagaagagaaagaagCTACGATTATGCATTTATTTGTAGACCCattacaagtaataaataaaaagtttatttttcatATGAATTCCTGTTTGTAATAGGAATTATTATGTTTACATATTTTTTGGTTGCTAATTGTGTAAGACAACGAATATAGTTATTTAAATGTAGAAGTATGAAaactttattttactttttgtttgaTACATTTGTGTTTATGAATTATTCTAAACCAtttaccttttgtttttgttttatacatTTACACAATTGAATTTGGGTGTCTTGAGTCTTGACTCTTACTAATATCCTTACAAGCTTGATCACATAGAATGGTCCTATATATTTAAAGTATCTCCAATGAAAAAATCCTTACAAACTCATACTAACATTGAAACATGTTCATAATTATACGTGTTTTAGTGTTTGTTCTTGTTTAAAGATGTTTTTGTAGCATGTTTGTTCAAAGTAATAGGTAATGAAATGTAATGATGCGAAAAAATAAGGatatataaagatgtttataCAACCGAAGGTAAAATTAATTAACAgaattttaatgatttttaatgATACGATGTGACAAAATTTTAATGTTTTGCGTGGGACTTGCATAAAGACATTATCCCAACTTTTGGATGTTATGAATATGGAAAGGGTTATTTAAGAACCTTTAAAAAATTCGCAAGAATCATTCTTAGCCATACATTTTTCTTCCTTATACTAATGAAAGTTACACAGTGATGTTTTCATAAATATtgattcattttatttatttatatatgtgtaaacCAGAGCATTCTATTTTGAATAATAATGTTTTACACGTGTTGACCTAATACATGTGTAAATTGTATAATTTCAacaactagctaatcaacccaggttaaacccgggttaacTGATAGGATGCTCTGCAAATAAATCGAATAATACCCGggtagttttaaaatatgttgtcaatttaaaatgtataataacaacgttaaataagttggaaagttgtgataaattattatgtaaaaaacaaaactaaatggAAACAAAAAGTTTTGTAATTGTGGACACACATTAAAACACATTCGGTTGgcaaaaaaaaaccattatcTGGAAGGAAAAAAAACCCATAGATTTCGgcttattataacaaaaaaaatgaggtgattaaaatcttacataataatgtggacatttaataaaaaaattatattaatgatacatattaaaaaaaaagatattttgaattttaaagaaaaaagtatGATTAagtcataataaaataaagttttaaatgttataatcttgttcttattataaaataatgatacataaataaattaaaaaagatagtaattttaaaaagatagtaaataaataatttgtttttataaaattctatataacaaaatttagtgGCGTTAAAAgccaataaacaaaaatatattaatacctaaattaaaaaatgaaaaataaaaaatgaaaaattaattatgatgtcatctTTTGTAAAACATGGTGTAGGAAAAGATCTCATGTTGCAACATaggaatatttttaaaaaaccttctagaaacatttttgttttataaagaatAGAGATATATAGGCGTTCTTTTCACACGCGTAACAAATAAAAAGAGTCAATATTTACGAAAATTTCACTGAGTAACTTTCACATGTGTAAGTAAAcgagaaaaagagaaaaaaaaatttgtgacTAAGAATGGTTATCGTGTCTTTTTTTaggggttctcaaaataaatcatctttttaagaataatatttttggtaaaaaatcttcttttcttaaaaaaaaatttcttcttgtTTAAAAAGCCATAGCAATATGCGTATTcagatttaaaataaataaaaatgtttgttaTGATTATTCAGTAAATACTTAGCTGATTGTAAGTTTGAGAACTAAAATTACTGTAGGAGTTAAACTTGTCATTTATCAAATACAAATTGATTCCATGCTACCTTACTAAGAGTggttttgtatgtatatacgtGAATACAAATTCTATCTAAacgattatatatatttataatttattttctttgtcaTCGTTTTGCGATGCTTTTTAGCCCGCAACAAACTACCATGAGATTGTCTTTACTTGAATATTATGAATATTATA
The sequence above is drawn from the Erigeron canadensis isolate Cc75 chromosome 4, C_canadensis_v1, whole genome shotgun sequence genome and encodes:
- the LOC122595912 gene encoding rac-like GTP-binding protein RAC2, which produces MTSSRFIKCVTVGDGAVGKTCMLISYTSNTFPTDYVPTVFDNFSANVVVGERTVNLGLWDTAGQEDYNRLRPLSYRGADVFVLAFSLISKASYENISKKWISELRNYAPTVPIVLVGTKLDLRDDKQYLSDHPNAIPITTSQGEELKKTIGASVYIECSSKTQQNVKAVFDAAIRIVLQPTKSKKKRKKLRLCIYL